Genomic DNA from Nyctibius grandis isolate bNycGra1 chromosome Z, bNycGra1.pri, whole genome shotgun sequence:
ATCCCCACCCCATCACAGAGAGTATGTGTGCATGGAGGAGAGAGAGCgtgaggaggggggagagagggaacgAGACCGacagaggggagggaagaagggaggagggagtcCAAGCTCTGAGAAACATCACTCCATCTCTCTCACTCCACAGGAGCTGAGCAAGGAGCAGGACGATGTTTGACAACACGCAGTACCCCTATAACTGCTTTAATTATGATGCAGATGATTATCCTACCTGTAGTTctgatgaagagaaaaaattcaCCAGACCAGCATACAGGTAAGATGAAGTTTTTCCAAGTCCCCCCATCTCTGGGGAGGTTTCTGAGCTCTGGGATGGTGGGATCACAGCTCTCGGTGGAGCGCGGGACATCTCCCCCGGCGTGTGCAGTGGGTCTGGCCCCGGCGCAGGCACCACAGCGGGCAGAGGTTCCCCCATTCCGTGTTTGAAGTGTTCACAATTTGTTTCCTCCTGTGCGAGGTCACAGCATCTCTGGCATGCCAATGAGCCACCAGACCTCAGATGGTCTCCTCCGACCCCCAGGAGCCCCGGGAGAGGAGGAATTAAATGTGCAATGTGCCAACGGGGGAATCGGGTACAGATCCGGTGAGGTGGGAAGATTCGCAGTGTAGATGTTTGCAGGGGCAGATAAGGTCCTTTCCACAAGCAGGCAAGGTCTCCAGTGACAGTGTCTCTGAGCCTGGTCTGTCTCACTGCAGCCTTCCAGCTCAGGGAAACTTTTCTGACAGGGTTTGAGAGGAGGGTGATCTTTCTGTAATCCTCCTGTATCTAAGCACTCTCCACTGAGTGCCAAGGCAAACAGCCCGGTTGGGACTCAATTGCCTGGAAGTAATGTCTGTGTATCACCCCGGGGGCTCAGGGCAGAGAGGCAGGACCACGCTTGGGGCTTATCCCTGGGACATCTCGGGTCAGGGCACAGATCCACCAGGAGAACTTTTGGCAGCGGGATATAGGCACACATGTACCCGTGTGGTCCTAAAAACTGAGTATGTGAGTGAGGTGATGGTGTAACagcaagttttcctttttttagctACATTGCCCTAATTGCGATGGCCATCCAGCAAAGTCCTTCCAATAAAGTCACCCTCTCTGGCATTTATGACTTTATCATGAAGAAATTTCCATACTACAGATCAAATCAAAGAGCCTGGCAGAACTCCATCCGACATAACTTATCACTTAACAGTTGTTTTGTAAAGGTAAGATCAGTAACTGTATATTTACATACACACTGTGCATggctaaaaaaatatattcaggaaTAATCTCATTGCTAGGAAAGAAGGGAAACGAACAGCTGAGATGTGAATCACTTAAAATCTCTCTGAGTTGTCAGTTATAGAGATGATAAAGAGTATGTCCTTGTCTGATGCGTGCTAATAGATAACAAATTGAAGAGGATGCAGTTTACATCCTACTCATATAATGAAAGAGAATAGGCTTACAAGTCTTGTCATGTGTGTTTACACCATTCTTGAATGTAAATGAATGCAGATGTTTAGCGGCAGCATCTGTAACACATACAAATACTGAACTgcctttaaataaatacaggttCCCAGAACAGAAGGGAATGAGAAGGGTAAAGGAAACTATTGGAGCTTTGCAACGGGATGTGAATCTATGCTGGATCtctttgaaaatggaaattacagGCGAAGACGGAGGAGGAGGAACGTGAAAAGGGAACATAAGGAGCAGAGACCAAACAGAGGGAAAAGTCCTTCATCCCCTGATATGTCTTCTATGGACTCTGCTTTAAACAACGTTTCCTCTTCTGAAAGTAAACACGGAAGAATTGAATCAGGACCAAGACTACTGGAGCCTCGTGGGTTTGCTTCAAACAGCATGACCAACAGGCAAAGCCTAAGCAATTCCTCCTTAGCAAAATCGgattctgaaattaaattcagCATCGATTACATTCTTTCAGCCCCCGACCCTTTGCCTGTCCTGAGATCTCAGTATaacatgcaagaaaataaatataatctaCTGGAGACCCAGCAAATTAATCTCCAGTTCTGGACAATGTGATGTTATTTATTCGTGGTAACAAAGTCTGAGTTGCCGTGTATTCAGCAGCCTCATGTCACTGAAAATCAGCCtcctgcctcctttttttcttcccgaGCAGTACTCAGAAAGGGTTACCGATTCATCAGCTGGTACTCTGTCTGTACCCAAAGAACTTTGCTAAGGTTAAAGCATAAATAACAATTACCAATATcggttttctctctgctgaaatTCATTAAATTCTAGCTTTGTTTTCTAAACTGTCATGGACATCATTTAACACCACAAAGAATTTCCTTTCTCAAGCAGAATCTGACAGATAAGAGACTTGCTTATCACACGTTGCTTTATTAAAGATGAAGTGAATTTGAGTCCACTTTCACTggtggaaattaaaattaattccacTGAAGTATATAGGTCAGAACTTAAGCTGATCTAAAACAGTGTAATTCTGTCGACTTACACTGGCTGAGAATGTAAGggggggtttgttttcttgaaagaaatcacagaaaatcaCTCTGTCTtcccttatttttaattttaacatcaTGTCTCAAATTGTTGTGCAGCTTTAATTCATCATTAATTAGAAAATGTAGTTATTAATAAgtgtttaaagtatttttttgatATTCAGGGAAGAGTTGTTTAAACTGTTGAAATGAAGTTGTATTCAAAATAATTCTACGAAAGCTAATTACAAGGCTGTTGAACTCTGGTAGACTGTGAGGGGTAATGTGACAGAGCCATAGGGCCTCTTAATGccttggttttaaaaaaaaaaatcccttgtaCTATCAGAAAGCTTCCTGAGATGCTGCAGGGAAGTCCTTGAACATATTTCATTTAGCAAGTGTGAAGGGACACATGGCTTTGCCTGAAGCTGCGTCCAGCGTTGACCAAAGCCAGAATTCCACCTACTTGCTTTGTGACAAGTTGTATATTCctataaatagatttttattgaTCCTTCTTGCAAGCAATTACCAAAGTGGTACTTGATACGAtttcagcaaagctggtgaGATTTATAATTTACAGATAGCAATGTTAGATCATGAGCTCCGTTTCATTACCATTTACATGCAGGGGGGTATTTCAGAACAGAACCTGATGGACAATGATAAACTGTAACGAGCATTTAAGAAGTTGCTTTTATACAACTTGTTCACGATAAATTGCTTCCCAGTACCTAATGGCAGCATTAGTAAAGACTCCACAAAATCTTGGTTTTGGCTGGGCTACTACAATCTTCACCTACtgcagataaaagaaaaaagaaagacaagggtTCTGGTGGTTTTAAGCAATTATATACAGAGAGATAAAATTATCTTTGCAACATGAACTAAAGGTAAATGAAGGTATATGAGATAAGAATAAGCAAAATTGTTCTAGAGGTACGCTCAGGCATGACTTGAATTTTTATGCAGAAGCTTTGACATTTCACTAAGTTATTTTACATTGTGTCTAATATATACTGTACATTTATACTATATATTCTTATATATTGTTATTGAGAAAGGCAGCAATATCACTGCACTTATATGTTGTAAAAATGCATGATATATGTTGTCATGATGCTGAAACTCCTGCCATATACTTAAAATATACATCAGTGGTATTTCACACTGATCAGTAATAAATGCTCATTTTTTGCAAAACTATAAAACTTGCTATTTTCAGGCGTTTCCATAGcatgcaaaagtttttgcttctttttcagaaaagacaaaatggaaaatcaTGTCAATTACACACTGCATGTCTTCCAAACTTTGATGGGGTGACTTGTTGTGACCAAATTCTGCCTTCAAATGCGAGCTTTCAATTCTCTGTGAATCAATGGTTATTCTGGGCAAttatctgaaagcaaaatttgaCTCATTAGACCTCAATGATCTGCTTTTTACATTGAcattagaaaaagaagaaacctcTGAGGTCACTGGACAGACGGATTCTTATTCAAAGAGGAGTGAGAATTTGCTCCTTTAGTATTTGTGCTCAGCAGTAAACAGGTGTGGGAAGAGCATGTCCTCATTTGGTACTTCAATGTATGCATGCACTCACATGTGGGTTGGTTTGTGTACACCTCTAGGATCCTGCCTACATTTATATATTCATGCTTTTTATGCAGATCTTTTTCTTGATTGTTTTAAACATGGCAATGCTGCTGTTAGGCTGATAGTTACAGTACACATCTGCAgtatatttgaaatatatattttttgctgTGAAATGCACGAACATGATTCTTCCTATGTGTTCTTCGTTAATGCTGTTAGCAAAAGGTGACTCAATGACAGCAAAAGATCCTACTAAGCATACACCTTATCCAGGTGAACACAGTAGGCTGCTGAGACCAATGGAGATACAGTTATGGCTACTAAGCAATACAGGATAAATGTATTaggaaaggcagaaatacaCCCAGGTGGATTTACAGCAGAGATCCAAAAccattttcagtaaaatgatTTAATATTCACAAATAGCCATGTCCTTTGCTCACAGTAAAGTACCTGCTAGGAGAGACTGTCATACTTGAGTTTCCCTAACATATAATCAACGAAATTTGTGTACAAATAGGTGTTaacatttgttttgcaaaggATATCAatcatatttcaaaaaataaagggaCATATTTCAATTTACCCAGTATATTATGTTCTGACGACTCCAGAAAGGTTTCCAGCACTTAAAGTGAATGGCATTTAATATAGAACAACATAACAGGGGTGAGGGCTAGACGTGACCTTATTCAAATGTCGTAGCCATTACAAAGCCATTCCCAATGTAATTATAATTAAATACTTTATGCCTTTCTTGCAAATCCTCTGATCGATCATTGATATTAACATTAATATTGTATTACCCCCGAGCAAATGTCTCCCACACAAGTGTTATGGATCACCAGGTTTCCATTAACAAAGTTGTGAGCTATTGCCGTATGCTGGTCGTGGATAAATTTACGTAAATTACCTTTTCtcagggaagaggggaaaaagtctagggttttttttctttttatccctGCATTCTGAGTCTAGAGCTATTTCTTCAGCTCCATCACAGCCTGTGAGCCACTTACATAAAGCCataaccaaagaaaaaagaaaatctcacaGGAACATCCCTCTTTGCCCTGGGTTGAAGCAGATTAATGTTCTCCAGACATAGCTGGTTTGGTACATGAGCTAAAAGCTGAGCTGAAGCCAGGGCTGAGCAGTGCAGGGCAGGGGTCTGCACCCCACCAAGGCCATCACTGGGCTGGTTAGGCTGTGCACAGCAGACAAAGTGAGAAAAGGTATTGTTTTTTGTCTCGGTTCATCATCTCGAGGGGTCTTCCTGACTGCAAAGAGAAACCCAGAATGAGCCATGGATTTCCTAACCGCAAAAGAGGTGCTTCCCTTGTGGGGCTGACACTGCATGTCCCAAGCCTGGGATGAGGCAGGAGGCGGGTGCAGGAGAGCAGCTCCTCCCTGCTGGGCGGTGGGCAAGGCAGGGGGAGACCAAGCCTTTTGTCCTCTCCTTTTAGTATCATAAATACCTTTgcaaaggaaagatgaaaggtTTCTTTCTGGGGAGAAGCTGGGCTCAGCCTCACTGAGGGACTCTGGggtggtttgtttatttatgcttttaaagGAAGGCTTCCCATgataaagcaaagattttgatGGAGCTACGCCAGGTTATTCTGCAGCGATTTGACTTCCAATGATCCAATTTCTTAGCCTTTTTGTCACTGGTGTCACAGAAGTGCTTTTTACACAGCAAGATGATGCTCTGCCTCAGAATGAAATTCAAAGTACTTGGGCAAGGttgcagcacttttttttccccaccaccaGTGAAGAGAGGCCAGATAACACCCAATGCAGGCCAGTGGCTGACCTCACCTATGGGAACCTCTCCCTCAGCGGAACCTCCTCCTCATTATGGGAGTGTTAATGCAAATTAGGAtagctgaaaacaaacattttctttgtcagtAAAGCCAAGTTCCCCTATTTTTCTGCCAATCAGATAGATCTTATTAGTTGAGACCCATTAACTCTCTGTATAAACAGAAGATGTGTTTAAGGAGCATTTGAAGGTCAAACCATGCTGGAGAGTTGACTCTCCCCGCGCCTTTGCTTTGTTGTGCTCCATCTTGCTGAATCAAGATTTTTGCACCATTTTCTGCTCACAGAGGGTTTTTCTTTTGGGTAGTGATTGCCTGATGAAGTCCAAATCTTGTGTGTCCTCTCCAGTCTCTACTGATAGAGGGAACACACTGGGAGGGAAAGAGGTTTAGAGGCACAAGCCTTGGGGAAAAAGCTCTGCTACATGTCTTCCAGTAGTACAGAGCTGGTTGGGACTCTGCAAATGGTTCAGTGCAAAGGCTCTTGAGGTTGTGTATTAAGTCTCTGTACTGTAAATCGAGGGCAACATCTCCCTAGTGTCCCAGCATACTCAAGCTCAGGCAAAAGAGGGAACCTAGCCCACATGCCCCTAAGCAAACAGGGCTTTAATCTTCACCTCTGGCAGTGTAGCACAAATCCCTGTCCGTGATCAGCACTTCAGATCCCAAACCCAAGACATGGAAATCCTGCACTGCTCATTCCAGCTGGCCTCTCCCCTCTGTCTCCTCTGGGGCGCATTCTCCTCCCTGCTGTGTGGGTGTAAATCCTTGCAAATCCATTAACTTTGGTACAATTACTTTTGGAATTGAAACAGCACGTGTGAAACTGAATTTTGCATATTATACCCAACGTCTCTTCTCACACAGTCTGCCAAACTGTGCCAGCAACTCATCTCCTAGATAGAATTCTCAGGGCAACAAATGGTTCTGCCTCTTTATTTTGCCTTGACATCCAGCTTCTAATTGCTTTCTCCAGAACATGGGTACCATATGCACTGCAATGCACAAAGAACCTAGTACATACCCTCTGTCTCTGTTTCACTGAGAATGTCTTTCTTATGGCACTTAGGGTCATTAAATTAGAGAATAGGGTAGGTCCAAGTCCTACGGAACTTGCACTGGAATTTTTTTACCCAGAGAGCTAACATAAAATAACAAAGTAAGTTGTGCTCCCTCCCACCCTAGCTGCAACGGTTGGAGGCAAATCCAACTGTGAGAATTTTGCCTGAGAAAGAACTGCCGGATTTCTCCCACTGTGAAATCCAGCTGTTAATTCAAACAGAAGGGATGGACCTGACCAGATAGGCCAACTGGCATGTTTCCATCCTGGAGTCCATTGTGTTCCACAAGTTCCTAAATTTATGGTCATGAAGGTCTTCCAAACCCTGTAATGAAGTATGGcatgcaatgtttttttttatggaatgtgcgctgcaaaggaaaaacaaggttTGAATTTATCTTCAAATGAAGATCCTGGAATCTCTCAGGATAAACAGGCTAAATTAGGAATCAAAACACACCATGTTTCTCACCATAACtatgaaactgaaaatagcACTCGCAGAGTACTGTTAGAGAAGAAAACTAGAAGTTGCAGCAAGCCCGAGCAACTTTCTTTTTGTCATGcgtgtttctgtgtgtgttctTTGTCATTTCATAGCAGGGGTTGGCAGTGTGCAGCAACAGGAACAACCTTTCATCTTTTGGGGGTGATGTTCTGCTGgagtattttagaaaaaaagttttgcacTTCAAAATTGAGCTGCTGGTCTCCATCACCAGCATTTACATCAGGCACATACTATCTTGCATGAGCAGTTTGGAAATAAGATACTGAAATGCTCTTTGACTTGTCAGCCTGTGTGGTGCAGCTCAGTGCAGCTTTCTTGTTGCTATGCTTCAAAAAACTAACTGTTCTGCACAAAAGCTGCTCCCTCTTAGGTCTTTGTTGAAGACGTGATGAGGACTTAATAGGCTTGGAAGTTTGTTCAATTTTCATAGCGATATcaatggttttaatttaaaaaattaggcTTCCTGAAATTTGCACAACTGCAAGAATGCTACTCTTTCCCTCAGTCACTAAAACCTTTTGTTAGTACTAGCACTTGGCCTTACAGCCCCATGTATGTGGATCTAACTGCCCCCCTGAAGCTGCAGTTTCCATAGCTGCTGATAGTGAAACAGTCATGATTTCCTttgtccaggaaaaaaattaggatAGAATCAACTTTTCTCTTGAGCCCAAAGGCTCCACTGACCATTAGCCATCTGTCCCAAGCAAGATCTGCTCTAGCCAAAAATCCTTTTTGAGGTTTCATGCCATGGATGTTTATTCCTACAACAAAATTGCTCCCTGTCTTCCCCTCTTTGCCTTGAGGCATTACACTGTGCTAGTATAGA
This window encodes:
- the FOXL3 gene encoding forkhead box L3, with product MFDNTQYPYNCFNYDADDYPTCSSDEEKKFTRPAYSYIALIAMAIQQSPSNKVTLSGIYDFIMKKFPYYRSNQRAWQNSIRHNLSLNSCFVKVPRTEGNEKGKGNYWSFATGCESMLDLFENGNYRRRRRRRNVKREHKEQRPNRGKSPSSPDMSSMDSALNNVSSSESKHGRIESGPRLLEPRGFASNSMTNRQSLSNSSLAKSDSEIKFSIDYILSAPDPLPVLRSQYNMQENKYNLLETQQINLQFWTM